The segment TTGTCACTTCCTTGCAATTTGTTTTATGGTATTAGTACCTCCTTTTCTGTAGTTTTAGGTCAAGAAACACCATGAGCACAGTAAGTATCTTCCTACTCAGTGCAATCCTGATTCATAAAACATCTTGTCTTTGATACTTCTATAAATGCATATTAAGAGTTTGTAGTAATTACACTGGAGCATAAGTATATTAAAACTTAATGTAACTTCATGCTTTGTGATTGTTATGATTGTTAATTCTGTAGGTGTTAGCAGTGGTTCAGGAATGCTTACAGTGTCACCAAGCCCCATTAGGTCAGACTGATTCAAACAGTGGGTTGGAAGCATCTGATAAAAATTGTGAATTAGTCTTCTCATTTGCAAACCACCCTgatatgttttttctttgaggtCCAACTGGTAAGAGATCTGAGGTGATGTCTTCTGATGTGATGCATTAGTTAGGAATGACCCATGCCACCATTTGATGCATATTATACTGTTTCTGGGAAGTATTTTCTGTGTCCTTGTGTGGTTTCATGGGTGCTTCAAATATGAGGGCCATGTTCATAATACTCTTGACAGAGGACAAAGCTTTAGCGTTTTCTTTTAGACCCAACGAAAGCGCCGTGGAGGAGCAGTTAGTTCTAGACAAGCTCAGAAACGTAACAGGCTCATGGCTTCTACTGCAGAAATGGCCTCGGAAGCAGAGCCAATAGAGCTTGAAGAAAGTGGTAAGCTGTCTTTTTAATCTGTTAAGAACATAACTGCTTTTAGAGGGTTGGGGTCTCACTGTGCATTATTTgccagttttccttttctggggaggaaggaattctgtgatttttaggAGGCCTTTAGGATGGTGTATCTAAATGATAAGCCTGCTGACAACTCTTTTGGTTTGCTACTGAGGTACAGTGCATTCACCACTGGTGATAGATGAGCTGTGTAAGAAAGCTACTCAAGCACCTGAATGTTTGGTCTGATGAGCTGGGAGTCACTGCAGCTGCCAGTACAGATAACAAGAAACTAAGTTTGGTAACTCCCAAGTTTTAAGGAGGTGATTATTAGAAGGTTGTCGTTAATAGTGCCCCATTGCTCTTGAGAGAGGCCCTTGGTCAGTATGTTTTTACAAGAagtttcaatatttaaaaatcctcCTTTAAAAAGCCTTGAAAAGGAACATGTAAATTGTCTTTTGAAATCCTAAGAAATGTTAAAAGTAACTCTTGGTCTTCagataattatatttttcagtttttgaactgaatttttttagtttttgctGTACGTTTTGATTATGAAACTTCTGAGACATTTACATTGTGGTACTGTAAAACTATCACATCCTATATAATGTTTTATTCTGTGGGATAAACATTCTCCTATGTTAGATGAACAGTCTGTTTGTGTGCCTCCTACAACCTGTTGTCATACAACAGAATTCTATGAGGAGCTCAGCTCTTGTTCCTCTTCCATTGCCACATGCACTCTTTAGGTCATGTGCTATGTGGACTGTTGAGGGCAAAGCTTGAGTGAAATGTTGGCTACATTCCtggagagaggggggagagggtaAGGGTAACTCAGAGCTCAGAGAGTGAGGGcagcaattttatttctctgtgatCTCTGATCTTGATTTTAACATTGTGTTTTGTAGCTGGTGAAGAAGTAGTAGATCTCACATGTGAGTCTTCTGAACCTGTAGTCGTTGATCTAACTCACAATGATTCTGTTGTGGTAAGTATTGAATGGCACTCTGACCTAAATCTCTTGGTCAGACCAGTTTTGTATTGTGTTCCTTGCTAGAATCTGGCTGTATGAAGCAGTTGTAAATTTAAAGTGAAAGCCACACAGCACAGGTCAGGTCAACACTGAAGTGGCTTTGGAGGTACAAGGTGCACTTGCAGATAGTGAGAGggtattttaaaagaacttcTTGATCAGAATTTGGAAACAATATGTACCAGTCATGAATAATGTAATGTAAGAAGATGCAATGTGAAGTTGAAGCTATTCCAGACACATCAGTGGTGTAGGCCAgggatttaaataaaaagtgagGGATGTAAATGTAAATCTTTGACTTCACAAACATGAAGTCATTAGCTACAGCCTTGGTTCTCCTGTCACAGTGATGCCAAATGCAGCTGTATGGTATGAACTAGTTCAGTTTACTACTACAAAAGGTCTTCTTAAAAAAAGTCCACTTTTTATTCCTACTACTATGCTGAAAGGTAGAACAGCATTCAGTGCAGGCCATGGTGTGGTTTATAACCTCAGGTCTGGGATtccactgctgctgggcagaCCCAGagatgagcagcaggagcagcatgGGGCTCTCTCCTCCAGCCTAAATGAAATCAGGATTCTgaagctggggagcagggaagggggtgTTCAGATGAGTCAGCAGCTGCCTCCATTTCTATGCCTTTGCAACAGcatgaacagaaacaaaagcaaccaCTTACTtattttcagagcagcagctaaTTTACAACTTGTAATGCTCTTAATCAAAATGAGATGTCCTGCCATTCTTAGCTTATATTGTAACTGCTTAGCTTAGCTGGTGTTTTTAACACTAGGGGTGCACACTAAAGTctaattgtattttcttttctctccccataTATACTGATGCAAGATTGTTGAAGGTGAGTTGACATTTTACAGTTAATAACAGAATTGTCCtaaatggatatttttttattttctggggaACTTGAGCAGCATGTATTAGAAGGGCATTTACCAAAAGGCAAAGGACATTGCTGAAGTACCTCTACAGTGTCTTAGAGAATGGATCCAATCTGTTTTTGATAGCTGCTGTCAGAGCTCGTGGAGagtctgaaataaaatacatcaaaGCTgctcaaaatatatttttttcttttccagaataGAAGTTCTCGAAGACCAAAGTTGATGATGATTTTAATTAGCACTGGAATACCTGCTTTGaataagaaaatattgaaaagattttttaggTGGTAGTGCAGTAAAGTAactaaagaggaaaatgatttCTGGTCATGGTATCCTCTTTCATTATCTAGTCTAACACATTTCTCTTGTAGTCCTGACAAATATTATCAAGTGTGGAATTGTTTTTTCTACTTAAGGTGTTGCAGTAGTTATAGGTATGAAGAAGTtaatccttttttcctttcatatctTGTTCTGACTAAAATATCTGAGGTGTATTAATATGGTGTTAGGTGCTTACTCTAGAATGTCAGCTATTCTGTGGTCTGAATGAAGCAAGAGTCACTAAAAAATACTTGCAATTAAATTGTAGCTTAATGAATATGCAGGAAAGAACTTGAATTTTGTGACTGTTAATGTAATCTTAATTGATTACTGCTTGAATAGTGTTACATGAACACTGGAGCTGTAAAGAGATTTATTGCACGTTGGTTTTTAAttgttaaaaagcaaacagcagtaGTTTAACTTTTGGATTTACACACCAGAcaatgtaaattttaaaaatttttttatcttggGCAATATATGTCTAAGCTCCCTACGCTCGGGAGGAAGATGATGAAAATGTCTAAGATGTTGCTGAAAGTGTTATAATTTCCAAGTAcgacttttttttaagaataatttataGGAACTGCTTTTCAGTAGGGATGCTTGGTTTGAAACAAAGAATGGAACAGTTTAGCATCATACAGGATAGAGCAGTGATAACCCACAGAGCTCCATAATTTACATGTTTCAATTTAAGCATCTCTTCCCTCACTGAAAGTTTCTGAACAAAGTGCTCTTGTGTCCTACcaggctgctttgctgtgtgtgTGCCATCTCCCCATGCTACTTGGAAACTGACCTTCAGTCATCTCATACCACACAGCAATTGTTGCAGTTTGCAAACATAGAATGGTAGCATTCTTTGTTAGTAAAAGCAGAAGAGGTAACTTTATAGGGGAGGTTCGTTCACCATATGAAATGTATGACTTGGAGAATCTCTAAGATCTGGCTTGGCTACTTGTAGGATGTAGAGCAAATGTGTTTTGTCAATATGTGGCAGAATATTGACAATGTCTGGAAATGTTTGGCCTTAATGTTCAGAAAACTAGTTGGTTTGAGACTGCTTTTAACCCAACTAAATGTCAtccatttaaaatatgaactgTTACAGACTATTTTATGATCAGGTTTAAGGCATCGTTCCGGGGTTATACATATTACATCTAACTTaccaaaattaaattacagaGAATCAGCAACAAAGGAGAAATCTCAGACTAAGAAGTCAGCGACAGTCAGACAGCTGTGTGCTGAGTAGTGATGATGAGGATGAAACAAGAGATAATGATGTGTATATGACAGATAAAGTGTCTCAAGAATTGGGACCACTGGAAGATGAAACTGCAAGTTCCAAGTATGTATGGCTTATGTGTGTATAGTATGTATATTGCCATAGCCTGGCTTGTCTTTGGTGTCTTAACTTACTCTTATTAGTCTTCTAGTAGTGAGTACAACAGTTTACTTCATGTGATGACTAAATGGTGGTGCTtgcacttcaggaaaaaaaaacagacttttcTGTATGAAAAGTCAGACAACCTTTCATACAAGCTTCCAGATGGGGAATGGCAAGGAAGGAGGATTAGTCACAGGCTGTAGCTCCTGATGTGTTGCCTTTACTTTTTATGCAAAGCTCTCCTAATGGTGCTagatacagaaatgttttcagtggtGTAGGTAAGGCTTAGTATCACAAAAccagcaagcagcagcctggtgaATCCCAGTAAAAGGTGTTATTCACTGACTGCTTTGTCATGCATTATACCTGATAACTGCCTTATTCTGATGTACTTGATAGGTGATTGTGGAGGTAATACTGAAACCAGTGTTTGTTCTGTCCTTGGAATTCATGGAACTCTTGATACATTTGTATGTGATTGTTGCTGTTTAGGTCAGGTGCCTGCATGGTGAAGAGCCTGTTCTGCAGAGAAACAGTAAACTCCTGCTGTAGGAGCATGCTGTTATGTTAAGACATGCAGTATGTTAAGACTAATTAAGTGAAATTGGCTGTCCATGGGACTATGGGAGACAAAGACTGACACAATTGTAgtataaatgtttttttaaagtgttggAGGGAATACAGGTTTTAATAAAACTGGTGTGCTTTGGGCCTTATAGATTACTGGAAGACAATATAGGTGGGAACTTGAGTATGGAAGTTTTGGGTGTCCAGTCTTAAATATGCCACCTAAAGGGCTTATACTAGTCTAAAACAGTGAATTTTGCTGGTGGATTGTAGATTTTCAAAATTTGGGTCAAGTATGATGGTGAATAAATACCACTAATTAGTTAATACAATAAATTTCCTCCAGTGTCAAGCTTCTCTGTTAAAGAATGTGCCTTCCTAGTTTGTTTTGGTAAGACTGAAACAACTCACTGCTATGGCATGTAACACTAACAAAAAGATACTGATGCTGGAGATTGCCATAGAGCCATCTGCAGTGTTACTCTAGTGCTAGGCTGCTCTTGCTTACACGAAGGTTAACATCAATTGTAATTTCTTACTGAGTTGGTATGATAGCTGCTGCATAAACAATTTGAGTAGTGAAAATTGGAGAATTATAGAAGTTAAATTGTCTGTAAAACTAGGGGTAGATGTTAGCAGTGCTCGCTGCTTGAATTGAAGGTTACGGGATAAGGGATAACTTGGGCTTTCTGTTGCAAACTTGTGCTTATCATAACCAGTGAAATAATAAAGTCAAGTGTTTACAGTAAGGATTTATGGAAACAAATTAATATGATTGCCTAAAATGGAGACTGATGTGTAAATaaaagctgcaggaagctgtttctgtttctgataGATAATACTACTCAGCACTTTTGGGTTCTTATGCAGAATAGGTATGTTGTTACTGCATGTCTGTGCCATATGGCTGTCCTGAAGCCAGGAGAGATGCATCTGTAACCACCACAGCCAACAAGCTGgtctttccttctctgaactggaaatttattttttaatagttcttCATGTTAGTGTGTTCCTGGAATGAGTTCTAGGATGAATGTTACTGAGCTTACTTATTATATTCCAATTATTATATTGCTCAACTAGAACAGGggacattttaatttctgacaAGCTCTTTCACTTGTAGGAAGGACAGCCGTGTCTTTAATGAAACTTTTCTTTATGAGTTGTTGAAGATTAATACTGCCATACATGTACTGCACAGAGTTAGAAGTTGTTGATACTTGTAATGATAGAGCAAGGTGAAAAACTGCATCTTTCCCTGATGAATGCTTTCCACATTCAATGCATGGTGAAATTAATGAATGGATGTTCTCTCTGGTTTTGTCATCTCTCCCACAAGGCCGTCTGGTACCGTTAGCTGTCCCATTTGCATGGATGGCTACTCAGAGGTAAGGATCCCTATGTCACCATTTCCATTGTTGTTGGAGGGAGACAAGGGCAGAGGGTGAGGTGTTCAACTCTGGGTTACCTGAGATGGTCAGACAGCTGGCTTCAAGTGCAGACCTTGGTCTGAAGGTCAAACTAGCTTGTaagtcaaaataatttctttgtggTGTGCATAGAGGGAGAAACATTTTCCGAGATGGCACTGAAAGATCTTGGGTTCCTTATGACTGTAGTAGTCATCTATTGAATGCAGGTGCTCCAAGTCCTACTTGGCTGTTGCCAAGAGACCAGCAAAGTAGAATTCTTTACTACAAATACTCCAAGACcttttgtggtttcttttcttccagattgTGCAAAGTGGACGACTGATTGTGTCAACAAAATGCGGCCACGTCTTCTGCAGTCAGTGCCTCCGTGATTCCCTTAGGAATGCCAACTCTTGCCCAACCTGTAGGAAGAAACTCACTCACAGACAATATCATCCCATTTATATATGAGTACTTCTCTTTCTCAGGACAGACTCAACtggattttgggggaaaatgtCATGTTTTCAGTGCTCTGAAGATGTAAAGAGCAGCAGGTTGTGCACGCAtccaaataaaactttttttttttttttttgagaataacTTGTACGTATATAGACAGCTTTTTTATGGTCCAGGCTGCTCCTTGTTATATCCCTGGTTATAAAGTTAAATTTGAGACTGTTGTTAAGCTAGATCAGCAGCATGTGTCAGAGAGGAAGCAGCTAATCCTTTTCCTTCTACCTTTTTAATGCTTAAATAAGAAGGGTCTGACTATTTTGGTCTTTCTTACTCTTTCCCACCATCACATACAGATATGGAGTAATTACCTTTGAAAATACAATTGAACAATTTGCTGTTTCAGGAcactttttgtttttatcctCTGAGATGCTCATGATTCTGTTGCTTTCTGCTATACCACCTTTGTCCAAGTAGATTAAGTTTTGTAGCAATGGATTGTTTTATCATAATTATCAAAATTTAATTGACAGTCAGGGTCATGCAATAAAATAACCTGCTGTTAACCAGCAATCAGGTATTTTAAGCAGAAGGCTTGAACATGTAGATGTCTTTATGAACTCCATGAGATCTGAAGGACATAGACAAATTGCAACATGTACAATGTAAAAATATTACTTCAGATATTTTAACTGCCACgaatttctgtatttgaatcacaacacaatttattttctaactGGATGAGATGGTCTCTTGAGTTTACTCTTCTGTAGGCTCTCTCCTGATAACTGAGGATATGTCTCCTCTAGGCTTGTTAGTGATGAATAAGAAGCAAATTGTATGCTTTTCTCTTGTCAGCTGAATACCAAACTACCAACAGTTCTTGTTACAGTATCGAGTGTACCCAGCGTGATGCTTAAAGTTCAGTGTGTTCACTACCCTGTTCTCTTCAGTTGTACTGACACCTGACTGGTTTTAGCCTGGTGCCTAGGTTTACAAATTAAGTAGCTGTATTGCCACGAGTTTAAAAATTGAAGGCTTTAAATATTGTTTGGTAGCAGTCTTTACTTGGCAGCTCTTCTAGAGAAAAGTTTAATCTCCCTTTGCCCTGAGGGTTGTCCAGGTTTCTTTAAATGTGGATTTTTAACAAAGAAGAGAAGTCCGATATGTGTCCTAGGAGAGAGTATTTCTCTGTTGAAGCAAGGCAGGAATACACAGGTTTATGCATTATCCAAAcactcttgggttttttttccaggactgAATTATAAATGTCTACTTCAACAGTGAAAATCTGCAAGCAGATATGGAATCCCAGCTGAGGATTGTAGTATTTAAATGTAGGTAAGATTCATAAAATTAGTATTTAATGAGCCACATATGCAGTAGCTGCATCCATGAGGATTCAGAATTGGtcccttaaaaaaagaagtttaaaatgaAACCAGATTCCTTTTGGCAGGTGGTTGATTACAAAAACCATGAGAAGCATCACTGTGTGCACCGGTGCAGTGCACTCATTGGATGTGTGTAGTTAACCCTGCAGTCTGATGTCTGCTAACCTGCCCTAGGGATCTGCAGGAAGCTGTTTTTTACTCAGCTCTTCTAATTAGCTCTCAAGCTCTGTATTGCAGATTGCAACCCCAAAGTAAACAGGTTTTTATTAGGATGTCTAGGGGTGTTTCTGGATGTAGTAATAGTCAGATCTTTGTTCCATGAAAGCTGTCTTAGGTAGTGCAGTACCTTCCCCACGCTGGTTTGGATTATCTTTGGTTCAGCCCTGTTCCCAGGAGTAGGCAGTGTGGCAATATGGTAACTACTAAAAAGTTACACACTTGTTGCTTTATATTCCCAATAGTAATCCAAACTGCAAGCAAGGACCACAGCAGTCTCAGGGTAGCATGGTGACAGCAACAGCTGGAATTGGGGTGCCAAAAAAGACTATAAAACTGTACTAAGGATTgcttaaaacattaattttatgaagaaaagcagaCCAACATTAAAACTGTCAAGATACTTAAGGACCACAGAAACAGCTTTCTCACAGTagcttaaaaaaggaaagaaaaaaatgtgaccAATTTCTCTTGGGTGGCTACTGCACAAGAGGGACAAGAAGAGGATGAGAATTATTACCTCTGGGGATGAGGGTGAGTCACATTTCTGTGTGTCTTTCACAGTGTACTAGCCATAGCCTAAAATGACTTTGCACAACTTCCTCCATGTAAATATCACTTTATAGTTTGTGTCTCAATAAATAGATCTAATGGAAATTTAGATAACAACAAACtatgaaatatttaacagaAGTTTTTAGCTTTTCTGTTATCTGTGAAGTGCCACAAATTTTGTGCatctcaaaattaattttaagctctcagtacacagaaaaaaaaacctgcgTTACtttttttagaaggaaaaaaagaggtgataGGTAATATAAAGATTTTTTCATTATGTAAATGTATGTCTTGTTGTATATAGTTcaaattttcctgtatttaattGTATTCATGTCTGTCTGTCCCATCTATGTTGGACTCTGCTGGTAGGCAAACAGTTCTTTTAACaggtggaaataaaaaagtacCACTTTGATCTATTGGGAGTGCTTGTTCTTTTAATCACACTACAGTCATTGATTtgggggggagagaaagaaaaaaaatccccaagccTTGCAGTTCTATTGGCCAGTGTGTGTtgtgtggggaaaaagaagaaaggtgtTGCCTGGAGGGGATAGCAGGGTGCAGCCCTGTTCAAGACTGGGCACGTGGGGGATGCAGAGTTGGGCTCATGAGTGCAGGGAGCCCAAGGGCGTCTGGCAGCTCATATTTAAAAGGTGTCCTGGTGTTGGGCTGTCTCCCTGCTCCCGAGTTGTTCACCAAGCTCATGTGTCCTGTTGCCATAGACATGTCAAGAGTGAAACATcatgctggagaggaggagtgCTGAGGAGAGGAGCCAGGCACATAGTGGTTTGAAAGTGATTATGAAGTTtgcttaatttcttcttcaagcAAACTAAGTATATACTGTAGTTTGCCTATTTTGTAGTATTTCAAAATGTGTGTGTAAAGAAAGCTCCCAGTGCCTGGACACAATGTTATGGAGATAGATGGGTAGGCAAGCCCTCCATGCAGGGTGGAACAGGCTGAAAGTCAGTTCCTGGCTTTGATCATCTGCATCCCAAATGAAAACATAAGAATTTGCTCATGTATACTAGAAAAACTCTTGA is part of the Heliangelus exortis chromosome 10, bHelExo1.hap1, whole genome shotgun sequence genome and harbors:
- the RNF4 gene encoding E3 ubiquitin-protein ligase RNF4 isoform X2, with translation MSTTQRKRRGGAVSSRQAQKRNRLMASTAEMASEAEPIELEESAGEEVVDLTCESSEPVVVDLTHNDSVVIVEENQQQRRNLRLRSQRQSDSCVLSSDDEDETRDNDVYMTDKVSQELGPLEDETASSKPSGTVSCPICMDGYSEIVQSGRLIVSTKCGHVFCSQCLRDSLRNANSCPTCRKKLTHRQYHPIYI
- the RNF4 gene encoding E3 ubiquitin-protein ligase RNF4 isoform X1; the protein is MALPPMAEEGGRALLYAVAGPGSAGQCCRPGVPWWGGSGAPGPALPFRGACSGAGQTQRKRRGGAVSSRQAQKRNRLMASTAEMASEAEPIELEESAGEEVVDLTCESSEPVVVDLTHNDSVVIVEENQQQRRNLRLRSQRQSDSCVLSSDDEDETRDNDVYMTDKVSQELGPLEDETASSKPSGTVSCPICMDGYSEIVQSGRLIVSTKCGHVFCSQCLRDSLRNANSCPTCRKKLTHRQYHPIYI